Proteins encoded by one window of Colletes latitarsis isolate SP2378_abdomen chromosome 5, iyColLati1, whole genome shotgun sequence:
- the LOC143342048 gene encoding uncharacterized protein LOC143342048, giving the protein MKHITKRSYSSGMKMFSSSTLGVLLGTILVISLIPNASSYTKYGRTCKDIGCRRDEVCVMAEDPCSIYDRDNCGRYPTCSKAHPGEASCASTVCGENEYCKTENGMPTCVKKSTGIGYESAGVSYVNGQRTKPDDKTSNSASNSNPYANANAPPAPADPAGGYRQVNSGNNLGYPAYPSNTGSNTGSNSGYPPYPSSNNGHRQQDLGYPPYPTHNRMPMPGYPLQNYPSHSGQPGAYPAVPGYPAAPGYPQQYPGQQNYPYSNYPNQNRMHHDNVYSIYRRNNAVVHSASLITICLTSLVMLVANKSLYPTGRPGRVRPVTPPPPPRSNGFGGRVSGNAGSRNTIGDNSIYDRLFGNDRNYGSRGVTTPRSRSQPRGGNGYYDSHTSVDSQGNRIWTFSGEVDNELFAEFNDGNNKLVAKRQSNSDVQSLLSEPSDPQSTKSGYPSGSGYPDSSKSSYPSSRSQSRSEDSSSGYPSRSSSGYPSSSGYPSSGSSSGYPSRSSGYPSGTGYPSRSNSGYPSESGYPSRSSSGYPTQSGYPSESGYPSRDSSGYPSGSSGYPGYPSTNSRGYPSSSGYPSNPNNEETVQRVNTKTVNAGYPSQSSRSGYPSQSSGYPSQTGSGYPSQSNAYGGQYPQGYPQGYSQGSYPQGYPQGYPQGYPQGYPQGYPQGYQQGYPPGYPQGYPQGGYYQPTTRRPNVGDQITNFAKDLAGKVLSQAIMDRVSGRHY; this is encoded by the exons atgaagcatattactaagagaTCCTATAGCTCAGGAATG AAAATGTTTTCCAGTTCTACACTGGGTGTTCTCTTGGGGACCATACTGGTTATCTCTTTAATACCGAATGCATCGTCTTATACCA AATATGGGAGGACTTGCAAGGACATCGGTTGCCGGAGGGACGAGGTCTGCGTGATGGCCGAGGATCCTTGCTCGATCTACGATCGAGATAACTGCGGTCGTTATCCGACTTGTTCGAAAGCTCATCCAGGCG AAGCTAGCTGCGCAAGCACTGTTTGCGGTGAAAATGAATACTGCAAAACCGAAAATGGTATGCCGACATGCGTGAAGAAATCGACCGGAATCG GATACGAATCGGCGGGTGTTTCTTACGTGAATGGACAACGTACCAAACCCGATGATAAGACCAGCAATAGTGCTAGCAATTCGAACCCTTACGCGAATGCTAATGCACCCCCAGCTCCTGCTGATCCTGCAGGAGGATATCGTCAAGTGAATTCCGGCAACAATTTGGGTTATCCAGCGTATCCTAGTAACACCGGGTCCAACACCGGCTCTAACAGCGGATATCCGCCTTATCCTTCGTCGAACAACGGACATCGACAACAAGACTTAGGATATCCGCCATACCCGACGCACAACAGGATGCCTATGCCTGGATATCCTCTACAGAACTATCCTTCGCACTCGGGGCAACCTGGTGCATATCCAGCCGTACCAGGATATCCAGCTGCACCAGGATATCCCCAACAATATCCTGGACAGCAGAATTATCCTTACTCGAATTATCCTAATCAGAATCGCATGCATCACGATAACGTGTACTCGATTTATCGCAGGAACAATGCTGTCGTCCACTCTGCGTCTCTAATTACTATTTGTTTGACGAGCCTCGTTATGCTTGTCGCCAATAAATCGT TATATCCTACTGGAAGACCAGGACGAGTTAGACCAGTAACACCCCCTCCACCACCAAGATCTAACGGATTTGGGGGAAGAGTCAGCGGTAACGCGGGATCAAGAAACACCATTGGGGACAATTCTATTTATGATCGTTTGTTCGGGAATGATCGTAATTATGGATCGCGTGGTGTAACCACTCCTAGGAGTCGGTCACAGCCACGTGGTGGTAATGGTTACTATGATTCTCATACATCCGTCGATAGTCAAGGAAATAGaatctggacattttctggt GAGGTAGATAACGAATTGTTCGCAGAGTTCAATGATGGAAACAACAAGTTAGTCGCAAAACGACAGAGCAACAGTGACGTGCAATCCCTGTTATCCGAACCATCCGATCCACAATCAACAAAATCAGGATACCCGTCTGGAAGTGGATATCCCGACTCGTCAAAAAGCTCTTATCCATCCTCTCGAAGTCAATCAAGATCTGAAGACAGTTCATCCGGCTATCCGTCCAGAAGTAGCTCTGGTTATCCTTCTAGTTCGGGTTATCCTTCCAGCGGTAGTTCATCCGGATATCCTTCAAGAAGTTCTGGTTATCCATCAGGAACTGGATATCCATCGAGAAGTAACTCTGGATACCCCTCAGAATCTGGGTACCCCTCAAGAAGCTCTTCTGGTTATCCAACACAGTCCGGATATCCGTCAGAATCTGGTTATCCATCACGCGATAGTTCTGGTTATCCTTCAGGCTCAAGTGGCTACCCCGGTTATCCCTCTACAAATTCTCGCGGATATCCATCGAGTTCTGGTTACCCTAGTAACCCGAACAATGAGGAAACTGTTCAAAGAGTGAACACCAAAACGGTTAATGCTGGATATCCAAGTCAATCTTCTCGAAGTGGTTATCCTTCTCAAAGCAGTGGATACCCGTCACAGACTGGAAGTGGATATCCAAGTCAATCCAACGCTTACGGTGGTCAATATCCTCAGGGTTACCCACAGGGATATTCTCAAGGAAGTTACCCTCAGGGATACCCACAGGGATACCCACAGGGCTATCCGCAGGGTTATCCGCAAGGTTATCCGCAAGGGTATCAACAAGGATATCCTCCAGGGTATCCACAAGGATATCCACAAGGAGGATATTACCAACCTACCACTAGGAGGCCCAATGTGGGTGATCAAATAACCAATTTTGCTAAAGATCTGGCTGGTAAAGTTTTATCTCAGGCAATTATGGATAGAGTTAGTGGAAGACATTATTAA